ATGGCTTGCAGTCCATGGCCTTGTGGGTCCCAACTCCTAGTGATCATCTGTGATCCTATGAGAGTCGTTGCTTGGAATCTGGGGAAAATTCTCCAGAAAGAGCCAAAAGGGCTCAGGATATCCAAAGTGAGCCATTTCTTAGGACTTCCAGTCACTAAACATTATGGGCCTGCTCCATGTTGGGCCCTGGGTTAAGCACCAGGAACAGAAAGAGATGCAAAGGACATCTGCTTTTATGGAGATCACAGACTGTGGGGAAGACAATCTACTAGCAACTTTGTTGAAACCCACTGTGGACCAGGGAAATTGTTTAAATTTAGTGCCTTAGGAGGTCACTAATTAGTGAGGATAATAGTGATTTAAGGACAGCAGCACCGGGGAGGAAACAGTCAACATGAAATAAAACAGTGAACATGTGTACACCTATTGTGTGTCATGTATTAGATAAATATGGTCTCATGTTATCCTCATGAGAATCCTAGGCCTTCAgtgcccattttagagataaactgaggaaaacagaggtcCTGTAACTGGACTAGCAAGCTCCTGAGATGTGAACAAAACTCAGTTCTTACTGATTCCAGGCCCTATCTACAGTTTTTCCACTGTCACCCCAGCTCTATTCTGATTCTGAAACTGATATGATGAAAATGGTCACACATgtggaaaatagaaaaattagacaAGGTATCATGGAGAGATGGagtttcactttttaaaactctaaacaattaaatttttgctaattattattttaaaagatttatatttCCTTTGACTCATGACAAATATTGCATTAATAATGTACACAAATTCATTGAAAAGTCACTcgcaaatgttttttttttcctgtagtaaTGTTTAATAATGCAAAGCCACCTTTAAAAGGATAGAAttttttcagatatatatatatatatattttaacagtaGTAAAGTGGCTACATTTTCACTGACCAATTCATGTTGCCAACCAATGCCCTTGAGAAACTGTCACACAGAAGAAGACTAACATAAACAGAGGAGACGCCCAAATTAGAAAATGACCTGAACATTTCAGTGAGCAGCATTTCAAGGTTCATTTTTGTAGAAAGGTTGTAGCCTTCCATGACAATTTCACAATGGCTTCTACTCTGCATTGCTAGGGACCATGGTTTTCAGGTAGCCTGCCCTCTCTATTACAAGAATGGAAAGCCAGACAACATCTAGATCTAGTGGCTACTGGTTTGATGAGATGTGATTACTTGGTAACCCAGGAATGAGAAAACTATTCTGGTCCAGTCAGAGCCTGCCTCTGGAGAGTCTTTTTATATCTGTGGCCATTTGTATAAGACTGGCCAACCTTCTGGAATTTTGGAAGCAATTTAATGTCAAGTTGAGAAACTGAAAGAATGTGTTGCTAAGTGAAGCCCTCAGAATTTGATGTAATCACTGCATGATCTCATAAAGCTGTGTATTTCTGATCATGGTAGTTTGAAATCactgcagaaagataattgttaaGGTAGATAGATGCACATACATATCCTAGAGGACAATTTACCACTTAAGGTGGCAGTGATTAATTTTGGGGTCAAATCCCTTgagtggattttttaaaaattgtgtttgttAAAAGGATAAGTAGGGGAATATgatgataattgtttaaaaaaaaaaccaattagtGATTACATCAAAAAGTAATTGCTAAGAACAAAATCACTTTTGGTTTAGGTAAAATATGAAAAACCAACACAAGAAACATTAGTGTTAGTATTCTGAATGTGACCTTAgataatgtaatagaaaaaaaaataaaattgattgttCTCATCAGAGAGTGATGGAAAAATTGACACTGGGGTTAACTTGTCAAGTACTATAGGCAGAAAATTCTCATTGATAGGGGTAAATTTCTGTCTCATTTGCTGGGATTTGAGTCaagttattcaaccattctgagcTGATGGCCTGAGCTGTGCACCAAGGGAGAAGGATGACACTTTCTATATTGTCCCAGGTTTACTGTGAGGATCCAACATATTTGTACATGAAGGCCATTAGAAATAAAATCATCCTTGGCATTTGAGCTACTGGGATATTTTTAAGTCATTGATTCTGCCTAggtaggatttttctttttaaactggggaaataggaaataattgagtTTCTCTTCTGCCAATGAGGGAAGGAGATATAAATATGTGTCTTGTGTGAGTGCATgcctgcatgtgtgtgtgtatgtgagtgtgtgtagtgtctgtatttgttttattctttattgttttttttttcccagaaagagAATTCAGACTAGAAACAAAGGAACATACTACAGAAGAAAACTTTTCTGTGGTAGAAACTCTCAAGCTAAGATTCATACATGATGGTTCTGTTAATTTCACATTGCatgatatatgtaataaatataagaaaatccaTATTGGAGAGAaatcttatgaatgtaatcaatatGGAAAGACTTTTGCAGAAAGGGGAGCTCTTGCTTCACATCAGAGAATacacactggggagaaaccttataaatgtaaccaatgtggaaaaactttcaaatataagcATAGTCTTCTTCTACATCAGAGGATCCACagtggagagaaaccctatggatgtaaccaatgtggaaaggcttttaggcAAAAGGAAGCTCTtattgaacatcagagaatccacactggagagaaaccttatgaatgtaaccaatgtggaaagacttttagagaAAGGAGAGGTCTTAtaagacatcagagaatccacattagggagaagccttatgaatttaagcagtgtggaaaggcttttagagaaAGGAGAGCTCTTACTgggcatcagagaatccataatggagagaagccttatgactGTAACCAATGTGGAACGGCTTTTACAAGAAGGGGAGCTCttactgcacatcagagaatccatactgaaGAGAAACATTATAAATATAATCAATGGGGAAAGGATTTGAGAAAATGCCTTGCTCTTAATGGACATCACagaacccacactggagagaaaccttatgaatgtaaccaatgtggaaagacttttagtcataaaagaactttaaatataCATCATagaatccacactggggagaagcctTATAAGTGTAACCAATGTGAAAAAAGTTTTATTCATAAGGGTTATCTTTCTGTGCATCAacgaatccacactggagagaaaccttatgaatgtaaccaatgtggaaaggcttttaatCATAAAGGAGCTCTtaatgtacatcagagaatccacactggggagaaaccttatagatgtaaccagtgtggaaaggctttttaTTGTACAGGatctcttactgtacatcagagaatccatactggggagaagccttataaatgtaatgaatgcaaaaaaagttttattcagAAGGGTTATCTTTCTgtgcatcagagaatccacactggagagaaaccttatggatgtaaccaatgtggaaaggcttttaatCATAAAACAgctcttattgtacatcagagaatccacactggggagaaaccctatggatgtaaccagtgtggaaaggcttttactcATAAAGGagctcttactgtacatcagggaatccacactggggagcaatcttatgaatgtaaccaacaTGGAATAGGTTTTATATGATCATCAAGTACAAATTACCATAGGTCTGAAAAGTGGCTGTCTCTATTTCTAGCAATTggaatattcttctttttaatagCTATCAATTTGTAGCCCCTAGCAACTAGTTGTCCCCAGTACAGGAAGTTTGTCCTTGATCTTCCTTCTTGTTGCCCTCAAATTCTAGCACAAGTGGTgggaaagaaatgggaaggaagaagTATTTTTTTGCCTGTCTGTGCCATGTGTTTTCTGTACAGCACTGTGGCAACAATGTTGTTTAAGAACAGCTTCCAGCAAGTAAGTTGTTATTCTAATGAAAAAGCACAAATGAACAAAgatgctatttgcatccagaggaagaactgatgactagaaatatgtatagcataatttgacatatatgtgtatctgcATGATTGTATAGGTATACCATATATATTTCTGTGTAATGGTAGACATCTTTAGGGTGAGGCCTTTAAGTGTAGATTTACCATTTTTTGTGTTTTACTAAATTACTAATTAGTGAGGTTAATAGTGGTTTAAGGAACGAACAACTGGGGAGAAAATCGtcacaattaaataaaattgtaagCATTTGTATGACACCTACTCTGTGTGGTGCACTAAATGTATATGGTCTCATCTTCATGAGAACCCTAGGCCTTCAGTGCTAATATTaggctcattttagagataaactgaggaaaacagaggtcCTGCAAAATGACTAGCAAGTTTTTGAAATGGGAAGAAAACcggggtcttcctgattcaagggcTGATTAACAGTTTTCCTACTGTACCACCAGCTCTATTATGATTCTGAAACGGATATGATGAACATGGTCACACACATGTAGAAAATAGATAGAATTAGATAAGCTGTTATGGAGATCTGGAATTTCACCTTTAAAACTCTAACCAGTCAAAATTATTTGCtaattattattcaaaatatttaaatttctattgaCTCCTGACAAGTTAAGCATTAATAATGTACACAATTGCATTCAAAGGTCACTTTAACCTCTACTCtgcatgtgtctctctgtgtcaaatagattctgttttttaatccactctactgtttccttacatttttataggtgagttcatctcattcacattcacagttatggttACCAGCTGTGTTTTTTACCTCCATTCTAGTTTCTcttctgtatctatatctatatctatatctatatctatctatatctatatctatatctatatctatattttttttctttctgcaggGAACAGCTATCATACAGAAAACACCCTGTGGAGATAGATTGATTTATAAGAGTTGGTGGGAAGTCACTAAAGGAGCTGCCCCATAAGGAGACCCATGATACATTTAGGGAAGCAGGTATTTAATAGATATTCAGTGAATTATCTGTTGGGCACCCTACACTGGGTCCCTATGAATGtaaacattataattataaaaggacTTTTATAATCACAGTAAAGCTCCTAAGCTCTTTCTTAAGTATTACTATGTCCCTTTCTGGGATGGCTACTCCTTAGCTTGGGGGAAGCTCCAAATTTCATTAGGATGGGCATACTGGACCCTACATGTTCCCCTCTTCCACCAATTATAACCCTACCTCCTGGATAAGAGACCCTCTGCTACATAATACCACCTACTATAAAGCTGGACTTGAATGGAGAGCATTGAGCAGTAATGATCTATCTCCCTCACCGATCATTTCTCCCACCAGTGCTCCTTCTTAGAGCCTGATTCCACTCCTTCTACTCTATTCTTACCAGTTATTCTGAAACTCTGCTCACTAATGATGAATTCATGCCCTTCTTTTCTATTggttcctttcctcttttatccTGACCAAATCTCTCCAATGTCCTGTTCTTACTCTGTCCTCCCCTCCCAATGTATTCTCCAGAACTCGTTTCCCAGTCCAAAGAATAACCAACATGGTGGAGCCAACATGGCCGAGCATGGCGAGAACTCTACCAGCTTCACTTCAGATTATAAAATAATGCCTCAGAATGAAATCCCCGGGGGAGGGAGAACCAACATAAGCACACGGTGAAACATGTTTCCAGCCCAGAAGTTCAGCAGGAAAGCTCTGTCTCCCTGGGATCAGGGGAAGGTTCTGTTCTGCACAGGGGGCCCCAAGGCCAGGAAGGAGCAGGCTGCACCCCAGCCAAGCAGGACTGAGAACTCAGGCCGCCCCGGGTCAGCAGCCAGGCCCAAACCCCAAGGCAAGAAGCTTGGCAAGTGTCCCCTTAGACCAGATGAATTTTAGCAGTCatgaaatagactggaaaaatgcACAGAtcaacaccacacacacacacacacacacacacacacacacacacacacacacacaaaacaaaacaaaaaacaggagtAGACGATgccaaggaagaggaaaagtagGAAAGTTGGATACGTGTCAAAAACCAAAGTAAATGTGAATGAGTCTGGGGTTCAAGAAGAGTTACTGGAGGGAGCTccagaggggggggggaagatagaAAAAAGGCGGGGAGAAGACGGACGTGGGGAAGTCCGGGAGGAATAGGCTGGGAAAGAAGCCGTGGCTTGCAGAGCTGGCTCGGGTAGGAGAGGAGAAGGCTCCACCCTCCTGGGGGATGAACAGGCGGGGCTCTGAGCAGCAAGAGGACCCTCCCGAGGGGGTGGGGGAAGCCTGAAGTCTCGGAGCGGCGATCTTTCCGCCTGCCCTGGGTCGTCCTCCCTTCCCCGGGAGGCTCTCTCCTTGTCCCGGGGAGCTCCGATCGCTTTGTCTTCGGGAAGCCGGAACCTTGCGAGCAGCCCCCAGGTAGGTCGGAGCCGGCGTCCCCCCGCCTTGCGGGCTTCCGCACCCTCTGggtctcctccctcctcctcctcttgacCTCGTGGAAGAGAGTCCTCCAGCTCTCCCGGGAGCGCTCCCTTACGCCTCGCTGCCGGAGAGCTCCCCACCACGTGCCGCACTTCCGGGCTCCCCCCGCCCAGATTTGCCTCCCAGACCTCCGACTTGCCCCTGGAATTCCGGGAGTCCCGATTTCTGCCTGGTGATCAGGACCCAGGCGTCCCTTCTCCCTGGCCCCGCTCTTGTTTAGAGATTCAGATTCTCCTCAGACTCAAACCCTTGAGGGATCCTCGAGTCCTGCCTTCCGACCCCCAGGAGCCCCCCTTACACCACTGAGCAAAGCTCTTTCCTGCTCCCCCTTAATTGAACCCGGGGTTCTTGGGCTGAGTCCTTGTGTCTCCCTGTCTGCACTTTACCTTTAAGGACTCCGAGTCCCAGCTCCACCTGTGCGAGCCGGCAGCCCTCCCCAGCCCTCCCAGGCTCCTCTGTCCCCCGGGAGCACTTTTGTTTATCTAGTGACCTGGagaaaaaatattctgataaaaagGGAAGGGTGGTTTTTCAGagttgagcagaacaattagggaaactgagtcaagacaatAAAAGGCAATTGTGGCATAACGATGTATTGGTCTGTCTTGCCTCCCAGACCcttcccctctgtctctgtcctctctctgtgAACCCTCAGAACTCAATCCTAGACTGTATTTTATCTGCACTTTCCAGGTGACTCCGGACTATCTTGTCCTCAGAAAAGCATAGAATTAAAAACCTTAGGTGTGACCTCTCTTATCCAGACATTTGATAGTTGCCACATTGGTGGGGCCAGAAAGGATGAGGACAGCAGGACTCTGGAGAAGAAGGACTAGGGACCAGTTGGAGGAGCTTTACAAAATGGAGTTACCTTGATTACTTTGCTATGTCCAGAGGGAGCCTGGAGCCAGAGGGAATGGACCCTGAAAGCCTCAGACCTCCTCAGGTGAGTGCGGCCCATCCAAAAtcagccatcaaaaccatttcccTTGACATGGAGGATGGCGTGTGAATCTGGCAAGAACTTACGGATTGttcctttataaaaatgattattgtGATAACACAGTAGGAACAACACTGCTCAGCTCTTCTGGGTTTTTGACCAATTTActgagattttaattttattatcttgtCATTTATACTTGTTTGGGGTTTaccaatttgtttttctatttttattattattattttttttagaatacaGATTTAGTtcatctcttccccctctcccccaggaCTACTTTAGCAGAATCCTAGAAATTTGGGGACATTGTTTAaacatagtcaattttttttttagtgttatcTTTTCTGAGATCTGTTCTCTGACCCAGTCATTATTTATTATGTCACTGTAATTCtccatttacatttatatctttTGGCAGTGTTCCCTGAATCAATGTCCATCTTATTTCCTTAGGGAATGAAAGGATGTATGAATTATTTCTGCCTTTGCCACATCTCTGTATCCTGtggttcatttttatagaagttCCATATGTGACAAATGTGCGTATTTCTCTGTTGTCCCATTTAGAAGATGCCACAATTCTTTTACCTTCAATTTCTTTAGACATTTGTTCATCTCTTCTGTTTTCATGTCATTCTACATTTGttcatctcccttttctttttagttctcttgtattttcccttcctctcttgcCCTTCAACTAGTTCTGTTCattagtttttttagttttttttttttaatttcttccatttttcttcccctttccaaaGAGAATTTTACTCCTCATtgtccttcttccctttctattttacCTACATTCTCATTCTCAGTCATAGCCACTTTACTCCTCtggtctttctcttttccctgggCATTTCATACAGTCAAAAGTCTCCAAGGTATCCATTCTGAGTTCTGTCTTCTAGATACTTTCTGCCATTGGCTCTAGGCCACCCTCACAGATTCCTCTTTCTCATGATGCCTTCCTTGCTGAATACCTTTCATCACAGCAGGTGTCAGGGAGAACTTGGCTCCATAGCTGGAAAGATTTTCTCCTGATATTTACCCTCTcttgtttctttacttttcttccaCATTCTCCTAGAAATCTCAATCCTGCCTTTTCAGGTACTAAACTCCTAAGCTTCAGGGTGAAGTCCCTTATTTCTTCTAAGAATATTCATCAGTGGAACTTCTTCAGGCCTCCTTCCTTTCTacatcttttcaatttttccaactTCCTCCCCCAGTTCCCAGGTGGTCTTCTCTTTCTAAATCCATGGAACTCATCTCCTCAGTTCCCATTTTGCTATCCTGTTCTCTAGCGTTTCACACTATTGGCCACTCTCTCTTCTAGGATTCTCTCTAAGTTTTTAGGAAATAATTCTCTTCTAGGCTTTCCTTCTATATTCTGAACccttcttctcagtctcctttactgGATGTCAGACTCCCCTTTACTATGGAATATGCACTTTTTTGGTCTCTTATTCTTCTGCTCCCATCTGCAGGATAGGTCACCCTGGATTGCTCCCTTAGTTTCACTGCTCTCTGGAACCCATTCTTCTATCCCTTCCCCTTATCTCCTTGGTTTGCATTTGTCTTCCACTGTTCCAAACTCAGTCAGTTCCATTGTATGAGAAGGTCTGTCTCATGACTTGTCGGACCTTTTActtctgaattgaattgttaaagGTGACCACTATCAGCCTGGCATTGGTAGCagtgggttttgtttttgggttCCGGGTTTAGTTTTTCTGTGGGTGATCTGTGGATTTTTCCCattggaatttcattttctctgccCAGAATTTCCTTCATGTTGGGCCCATTTTTTTAACCAGTTGGGTCTTTCTGTGGAACTTATTGAATGAAGTGAACTGTGAAAGCTGTCTCACAGATGGAGACTGTTCTAAAGACTGCTTGAAGGTGGGCTGTGAGCcaagtttctttctccagaatCATGTCGTTTACAGGGAGTGGGACCTTGCTTTGTGAAATTGCTGGGGCCACCTTGGCATTGAACCTCCCATGTAAGGCAATTCAGTAATCCCAAAGATGTGGTTGGGTTGAaagttttcctcatttgtgatTTAGAATGGGAGGCCATTTGTCCTGGCTAATCAGGGCAAAGATCCAGCCTATAGGGAGTGTTAGCCCAGACCCCAACATAATTCTTGTCTGTTAACTGGGCCCTGGCTCTCCTTGCCTAACTGTTTGTGGggagggagatgccctttctctggagatcataataaaatgcctttctgcttttgctttgagAACTCTCCTTCATCTATTTGATGTATTGGAGCCAGAGGTCTTGTCCCACACACTGTCATCCTTAGGGCCTAAGTCCATGGGCAGGTTCTTTCCCTTCTGTACACTTTCCTTAAGCCAGGGGCAGATTTTCTTTGATTGTTAATTGTAGTTTATTTCATTTCCCCAGGCTGTCCTTCacttttgtatattttccttccctgcctattctcttttattttctttgggaagagTAAGTtctctatctccttcacttggcaATTAACTAGAGAAACCACAGGTTCCAGAAGGATGGACTGGCATCTGGGTGGGAAGGAGGCCCTcaattcaaagacagagtggagaGCTCAGCCAGAGAAGCCCCAAAGAAGTAGAGGCAGTGAGTAATGAGGAGGTAACTGAGCTTTCTCCTTCAAAGCAGGTTGGGAGTGCATTAGCCCCACCTCATGTTGGAAAAGGGGACTGTGGGATGCTTGTAAAGCAAAGAGGTTTGTAGTAGCTTctcttgggggggggaggagggaaagaatcagAGAACAGTTATCCCTCTGAATGGCATGGGGTGAGATCTCTCAGGAAATTGAGCAAAGCTCCTCCCACCTCAAAGCTAACACAGGCCCAAGTGTCACCTCCCATAGAATCCAGTGACTCACTGGAAAATCCCTGCACTCTCCATTGCCCAATCAGGTGTTGTCTAGGTAGGGGAGATCTGAATTAATTGGCTGCCTTTTGCCTTGTGGGGGATTCT
This sequence is a window from Sminthopsis crassicaudata isolate SCR6 chromosome 1, ASM4859323v1, whole genome shotgun sequence. Protein-coding genes within it:
- the LOC141556823 gene encoding uncharacterized protein LOC141556823 isoform X1, producing the protein MGPGSLRPPQEWVTFRDVAVDFTQEEWGLLDPPQKELYKGVMLENARNLLSLGLPVPREDVISYFEQREVPWMLHPEGLRSCPPEREFRLETKEHTTEENFSVVETLKLRFIHDGSVNFTLHDICNKYKKIHIGEKSYECNQYGKTFAERGALASHQRIHTGEKPYKCNQCGKTFKYKHSLLLHQRIHSGEKPYGCNQCGKAFRQKEALIEHQRIHTGEKPYECNQCGKTFRERRGLIRHQRIHIREKPYEFKQCGKAFRERRALTGHQRIHNGEKPYDCNQCGTAFTRRGALTAHQRIHTEEKHYKYNQWGKDLRKCLALNGHHRTHTGEKPYECNQCGKTFSHKRTLNIHHRIHTGEKPYKCNQCEKSFIHKGYLSVHQRIHTGEKPYECNQCGKAFNHKGALNVHQRIHTGEKPYRCNQCGKAFYCTGSLTVHQRIHTGEKPYKCNECKKSFIQKGYLSVHQRIHTGEKPYGCNQCGKAFNHKTALIVHQRIHTGEKPYGCNQCGKAFTHKGALTVHQGIHTGEQSYECNQHGIGFI
- the LOC141556823 gene encoding uncharacterized protein LOC141556823 isoform X2, which gives rise to MLHPEGLRSCPPEREFRLETKEHTTEENFSVVETLKLRFIHDGSVNFTLHDICNKYKKIHIGEKSYECNQYGKTFAERGALASHQRIHTGEKPYKCNQCGKTFKYKHSLLLHQRIHSGEKPYGCNQCGKAFRQKEALIEHQRIHTGEKPYECNQCGKTFRERRGLIRHQRIHIREKPYEFKQCGKAFRERRALTGHQRIHNGEKPYDCNQCGTAFTRRGALTAHQRIHTEEKHYKYNQWGKDLRKCLALNGHHRTHTGEKPYECNQCGKTFSHKRTLNIHHRIHTGEKPYKCNQCEKSFIHKGYLSVHQRIHTGEKPYECNQCGKAFNHKGALNVHQRIHTGEKPYRCNQCGKAFYCTGSLTVHQRIHTGEKPYKCNECKKSFIQKGYLSVHQRIHTGEKPYGCNQCGKAFNHKTALIVHQRIHTGEKPYGCNQCGKAFTHKGALTVHQGIHTGEQSYECNQHGIGFI